One segment of Pseudomonas asgharzadehiana DNA contains the following:
- a CDS encoding tyrosine-type recombinase/integrase: MPLTVLQIKASKPADRPFTLSDSSGLALLVKPNGSKYWHFRYTYQGRAARMSLGVYPHISLQEARERAAECRNLLKQGTNPGAKRRDDKLRQQEAGLNTFRRAAEYWYQFKSDSGRSSATLKKIRDYLDKDLLPALGEKQLELITRSDCAKLQACIEKRGAFNVADKTRTWLKQIFSQAIARGLCEHNPASELHAIAIAPPPTQHYPHLHEHELPEFLRALSKTTSRLPARIASWMTILTASRPGMVRYAKWEEIDFEEGIWTIPAARMKMRRDYVSPLPHQLIAMLTKLNQSTGRSRYLFPGNGEKQPVISENTINLVFAKIGYKGRLVSHGTRHTASTLLREHGWLKDHVESQLAHVEGGISGEYNQALYLPQRRIMMQWYADYLDALKEGITANLRDQFDTRVNQFLARPPAPPLTASHAHKDDHLQKLPIETDSTATQ, translated from the coding sequence TGGCACTTCCGGTACACCTATCAGGGGCGGGCGGCGCGCATGTCACTGGGCGTGTATCCGCATATCTCCTTACAGGAAGCCCGTGAACGAGCTGCAGAATGCCGCAACCTACTCAAGCAAGGCACCAACCCCGGCGCCAAACGCCGCGATGACAAACTGCGACAGCAGGAGGCCGGGCTCAACACCTTCAGGCGAGCCGCGGAGTACTGGTACCAATTCAAATCGGACTCCGGCCGCAGCAGCGCGACGCTGAAGAAGATCCGCGACTATCTCGATAAGGACCTACTGCCCGCTCTCGGCGAGAAGCAACTGGAGCTCATCACGCGAAGCGACTGCGCAAAACTGCAGGCCTGCATCGAAAAACGAGGCGCCTTCAATGTTGCGGACAAGACCCGGACCTGGCTGAAACAGATTTTCAGTCAAGCGATTGCACGCGGCCTGTGCGAACACAATCCAGCCTCCGAACTCCATGCCATTGCGATAGCCCCACCGCCCACTCAACACTACCCACATCTGCACGAACACGAACTACCTGAGTTTCTCCGGGCCTTAAGCAAGACCACCAGCCGGCTACCAGCGAGGATTGCATCATGGATGACAATTCTGACGGCGAGCCGCCCTGGCATGGTTCGCTACGCAAAATGGGAGGAAATCGATTTTGAGGAAGGGATATGGACCATCCCGGCCGCCCGCATGAAGATGCGCAGAGACTACGTCAGCCCTCTACCTCATCAATTGATCGCCATGCTTACCAAACTGAACCAAAGCACTGGCCGCAGTCGGTATCTATTCCCAGGCAATGGTGAAAAGCAGCCAGTCATCAGTGAAAACACGATCAACCTGGTGTTCGCCAAGATCGGCTATAAAGGACGACTCGTCAGCCATGGCACTCGTCATACCGCAAGCACGCTGCTGCGCGAACATGGCTGGCTGAAGGACCATGTCGAAAGCCAGCTGGCTCACGTCGAGGGCGGCATCTCTGGCGAGTACAATCAAGCCCTATACCTGCCGCAACGTCGGATCATGATGCAGTGGTATGCAGACTATCTCGACGCCCTCAAAGAAGGCATTACAGCCAACCTTCGCGATCAATTTGATACTCGCGTTAATCAGTTCCTCGCACGCCCTCCTGCACCGCCTCTAACAGCATCCCATGCACACAAAGATGATCACCTCCAAAAGTTGCCTATCGAGACAGACTCAACGGCGACTCAGTGA